acagacaataatggACTTAATCGGTAGCTATATGGGCATAACAATTCAGCAGGCTGAAACAGATGTATATTCTGAGAACACTGAGCGTCAtttcatgtataaaaaaaaatctttgtgaatgcttttttccggttttccgaacaaaaaggaattgccttcctactcacccgatttggattgaatttatcattcggtatggtctatcttgaaatcaacagccatcaaaacaccgaacatattatcgagacatttgaaatcatgtcacaatcgtcaaaaatgtgtgaaaagtatctgtatagaaacgtgccgccatcgtgttttttttttcaatttcttaaaAGAGTTTGTGAATAAATTTCTTAAGTGATTTCCGAAAAAGttttaaaggaatatccgaaggtttGAGACtaattaaatttccggaggtatgtccgaaggaatttaaaaaaatcaagaagATTACTGAATGatattctaaagaaattccgaaggattttttaagaaattactggaagaaatTACATGCCTGAAataattgttgaatgcatttcttgaaaaagtttgaaagaatttctaaaacaatttccgcaagaatttctagggcaattttcaaaaaaaaaatctgaaggaattcccttaagaaaatttcattcggccggatgacccgttcggccaaatgggtttcggcctaatggtttgttcggcctagtggcattcggccaaatggctttcggccgaatgggtttcggctaaacgacgCTTCCCCATCCGAATAAGTATGATGACGAATCGACTGCAAAACCcgatatttttgggttttttttctttttggcataaagtccttattccagattcaaaacaaGGTTTTCTTTTGCTACTGTTCAGATTATAATcgtaataattataattatcaaaggaaggatgaattcctagaagaactcccGAAGGGTTTTTTAAGTAATTGCCGAacgcattcctgtagaaatctaaAAGTTCATATAAATATTCCAATAGGTATTTGCTTGAGAATTCCATTTGGAGTTTTTCGTAAATATCTTTAATAATTATTCaacaatttcttaaaaattcttttcgaaaaccTATTCaggttattctttgaaaattcacttgaaaactcctcctgaaatacatttagaaattcctccaagattttctccagaaaatccaccagatattttttggagaattcctccatgaataatttatgaaattttcgtAATAGCTCATTTGAATACTCCTCCAGGGATCCTTTCGCAAAACTTTCCGAAaagcctttgtaaatttcttcagatttttttataaaacaacacagatagaaaaagttgttgaaatttacacgaaagtaatgcacataaagggaatgccaaaaagcgCGTAAATTTAATCGATATTATCAcatgaatgtatgcaatttgtattgcattatgtcactttttatacgaataagtgtcataatgctaggtaaattgcatacatttagggcgaactttttttgaaagatccatgtacgctcagaatagtgtaattttccacgtctttattatttacgcgctgattacttttcattatttttctctGTGAATGTAATATTCCTTTctaaattcctgcaggaattattccagaaattttggTGAGAAATCTAtcgaaaaaatgttgaaaataaaaatggaatcgtaaaggaatttccggaggaatttctaacgatttcctggaggaactttgtaagaaatttctaaagatttctcgaaggaattatcaaaagaatttcaaaatgaaatttccgaaggattcctgatagaatttctGAGAGGTTTTTAAcgggattcccgaaagaatgctcaaagggaattccgaagaaatttcaaaaggaatctccgaaggtctaaaggtattcctggaagagttgctaaaaaATCCGGATGAATgagcgaaggaattcctataagcattttgaaagaattcctggagatctgaagaaatttctgagagaaatttcgaaggaactccaagaaattcctgaaggattactTGAGATAGTACTGGCAGAAAcgtattccaaagaaattcctaaaaggatTCGTAAAGGAATTACGGAGTGACTGTCGAACTTATCTTATaattccaatttttaaattttcgaatgaatattgTGAGGAATATCCAATGGGAGGAttccaaattattttcgaaattcattttttttttcaatttgtcttcggaaatacctttcgAAATAtcctcgaaaattcctttagaaattactTTGCAAATTCTTCtagggattccttcgagaattaatTTACAAGCTATCAGAGCtctcagaaatcaagaaggggagtagTCCTTGGTTCCCATCTACGATAAAattaacaaaagcatgagaatTACTACTCCGGGATACGCTTATCTTCACCGTGACTATGGAGAGGAAGAAAATGGTAATGTGGTGATTACTTAAGAGAGGTCACCGACTTAGGGACACCCTCATAAGtgccacggagttggatattggggaggGTAGGGTATCTATTGGATCAGGATTTGCCTaaagctggcaatgtgaccatggtaaatcttactccgtaacacaccacgttaAGGTGTCTATCCGATGTTACTGGACCTTTTTAGGAATagcttcggacattcctcctgaAAAGTAATTAAATACTCCTCAACATCTTCGGATATTTGTCTAGAAATTTTCTTGGGAATCGCTCCAGAATGTCGTTAATGAATTCTTTTACGAATCATTTAGAAATAGCTTCAAGAGGTTCTTGAAAAATTCATCTGGAAAAGCCTTTTatatttccttcagaaatccttacaaaaattcctttaggattacATGAGTTTTGTATGGTTTTGTTgaaaggaagttccgaaggaatttctagataaATTAATGAAGGCCTTTCCCGAGGATTTTCCGTAGGAGTCCCTCGATGAAACCCAAAAGGAATtaatggagattttttttctaaactatTCCTGCAGGGAATTTTTGGAGTGGAAAACTAAAGGATATTTAAAAGACATTTTTGAATACactcctggaaaaatttcagaatgaattctcgaagaaatttccagaggaaagccTGAAATATTTTAGGATAGATTTGGccaagaaattcttacaggaatggaatttttaatagaatttccggagaaataccgattcttagaatttcttctaaaattcacttgaaaataacagaattattcaaaattctaaGAAAATCAGATATTTTTCACAGGACAATTTTGGCGTATATAATAAATTGAAGAGAAATATTCGATTTGATGGGTCACCTGCCCCATCGTACTCAGCTTAACATCGTAAAATGCTCTCTGTTCTTCTTTGAATACATTCTGTTTCAATGCTTCATACCTACCATATTGTATCAGAACTATTCAATGTGTCTATGGCGTCTTACTGTGTCTTAATAAtgttcattcaaagttgaaaACTGGCAATTAGTATTTCTACAGCTTTGTAATCGCAATTTCTTCTCACATGAggattgtaataacacacattTGATTGATCATCAACTTACCCAATGTAAAATCCGTATCCAGGTAGTAGGGCACCGTTTGGTTGGTCATCTTCCAAGCCAGCCGCACACAGTCGCTGATGTAGTGGATCAACGGGATGCAAGCCTCCAGGCAAGGATACTCATGCAGCGTTGACAGCACCTGCGTCGAAGAAAGTTCCATAAACAGTAACGAGTAGGCAGTGTAGCATAAATCATAAACGGAACAAAAACCGATCGCCCTGAGATTGCGTCGCTGATCGGATCGGTAAACTAAACACACCACCCCAAACCCATACCCAATATTGCGTCTATCCCGCATGGTGTTTGCGGTAGCTAATCGTTTGCGGTGATAACGCGCACCGTTTCTGCAGTTCACTCACCTGATTGGCAACCTGTCGCTCGACGTCGCCCATCGGAAACCGGTCGGCGGTGTCTTTGAGATTCTGCCGAACGGCCCGGTCCAGCGCGGCCGTCGCGTCGTCGTTCGCATCCAGCACGTGCAACGTTCGGCGCACTTCGAGTACTTTGCGTTCCTTCAGGCCATGGCAGGCGCGAAATGCCAACTGCAGGCAGGGGAGAAGCGATCATTGGGAAGGAAATAATAACAGTTAATCATTGTCTTTGGAGCAACTGCAAAATTGTGGATCTTGACTATTGGCAAAGGGAAGGAATCGTCGTACAGAAGCAAATGTGTACAGTGCAGAGATGACGCGACGGTGTCAATTTCACCTATCACGCTACTCCCGTCGACACTGTCGTCGTCGTCAGTCGCTGATGGACAGACCGATAATGGCGATGCTGGTTGGCATTGAGCTCGGAGGATATGATTTACTGATTGGGGGTTCATCAGACGTCAGTCGAGTAGGTAGTCGGTGGATTACTTTATTGACACCTTGGATAATCAGATCCGGGTGATCGTTGACTAACAGGCTAAGTATAGGTCGGACCATGCGTTACGAATTGTGTATCGGAGACCAGTGTCTGTTATTTGAATGCCGCTGCTTATTAACCGGTGGTTGAATGCAGGTAGCAGTTAGAGTAATTTGTCAGGAAATATTTTAACCTTAGTGCGGCAAAGTAAGTAACAGTCTTAGCGTTATTAaaataacgattttttttcagtcaaatcaCTTTTGCTTGTTTGAGCATTCGAAGTAATTGAAAGTGATTTAAGAGCTTCCAACACGTTGCTCGTGGTTATTAAATTTACACAAATTCAgtggaatttcccgaaggaatttgaaAGAACATGCTAGTGgaagaaaattaaatgaaatacgCGGCAATGTAGAAAAAAATTGGCTTCGAAATTGCTTCAATACTATTAACCTCAGTGCGGCTAAGTAACAGACTTTTACTTTGCgttattttaataatattttctaACAAGCACGTCTGAGCATTCGAATATTGATAAATAAATAGAATACGCGACTTCGTAAAAAAATTGTCTAAGAAATTGCTACAAGCTACAATACTAAGCTTGTTGTTTGATGCTATCAGACTGTTTAAATCTTATAATTCTCCAATATTTACCAATCCATTTTTATAACCTTACCACAATAATCGAGAACAGTATCTTGGCTTTGAGCTGGTGGGCGTGTTTCAGCTGCGGTAAACTATTGAGCGAATCCAACGTGTCGATTCGGTTCTTGCTATACATCGTACCGTATTGTCGCACCAGTTCGGAACTGCTCCGCAATTGTCCACAGGGCCATCGAGGGATGTAAgtaaaataaatgcaaaaatgCAAATGCGAAAAAAAACGAAAAGGGGAAATTTTCAACGATTGATTAGTAAGAACTCTGATGATGAATAAGGAAAAGCGAAATCTGGGAATGATTGTTGTCAATTTATGTCCAACACAATTACGCAACAGGAAGGCTTAGCTACTGGGGTAAATACTTAGTTTCGTCTGTGTCTGAATCGGAGTGGTAACCATCGCTTCCGCTGCCGCATCCATTGCTCGTTGGGCTGCTAGGTGCCGACAGGGGTCCCATCAGTCCCAGAACGGCTTCGCAACCGCGAGAGTAGTTCATCAACAGGCCAGCTGCAGGTCTGTACGTgtgaaatgtaaaaaatgaaattaattttgTGGGTTCTAGGTGAGAAGAAATCAGTTGGGGATGTATTTTCAAGATATAATATTTACCTCTCCTCCGTGTTCGCTGAGGTATCGATGCGCCGGATCTGTCCCACGCAGAACAGCGCCTCCTTATCGTTTTGGACCCGCTGCGTCAGGTTTTCCAACAGCTGACTGAGCTGTTTGAGTGCCGGTTTGTCAAGCATGGTGAgtagtgttttgttatcgatcaACCGCTGCTGGATGTCCCCGTGGCTGATGGCCAGCAACCGCTGGTGGGAGGATTGGGCAGGATCTGGATTAACCGTCACGGTGCTAAGCTCCTCCAGTTTGTGTATGGCGGTTTTGTAGGTGTCGATGTGCCGCTGGAGTTCATTTTTCAGTGCCACGTGCAGCGAGATCAGCGATCCGCTGTGATCGGCCGTCAATCCGTGAACACCGAGACCTTCGATCGCTTGATCTAGCTGTTTGCGGCGTGCCATCAATGCGTCCCGTAACGATGGCTGCCAGGTGCCAATGGCCTGAGCCAGCTTGGTACATCGCTGCCGAAGGCCAGATTGATGCGGATTGCTAAACAGCTTCACAAGGTGCCATGATTGCCTCTGCTGGGTACGTCGGGCTTCGGGTTAGGAATCACGGTGTTCAACCTGCAAGAtgggaaggaaaaagaagcgtGAGAACAAAAGACCAGAACGATGCGCTGTAGGAGTGTGAAGATAATTACTACCGACACCGATGGGTTTCGTTTATTGAGCTCCGGTCGATCGGTGCGGTAAATCAATTACCGACTAGAAATGGCGCTGACGATATAATGTTGGGGATGATGAGCGAAATGATTAATGGGTGTGGCATTATTAATAACACGTTATGGCAGATTACGGAAAATGATCGCAATTATCCTACAGTGGTTTCGATTTAATGGCTATGGAATTAGGTGATTTGGAATGTTGGGGTGTCAATATTGAATTTTGATATACTTGATCTATTTTTTGCACGTAAAAATTGAGACTTAAAGACAAACGACGCAAAAGAAACAACATGATTTGGATTTTCATATGAATAGCACGAATTCCATCTTATTTCCTGATAACTGTTCGAGTAGCACGAACAAGAAACAGACCTATTGTTAACGGCCACAGGGTTTTTCACTGGACCGAAGGTTTTTCTTCATCGCAATAAACGGCAATCAGTAGATTAAATAAGTGGGAACTTCTCGGAAAAACTACTTTCTTTGTTTTTTCACCAGAGCGTAGTTTAGAAGCACATTTCCACTCCTTGTGTGTCTTACACTTTAAACTGAATTTGCTTTCCCACTTTGCGGGCTTAAAGTCGCGAATAAGCAGTTATTTTCGGAATTGATAGAGACAATTCAATTTTGGGGTAGAATTTATCATGCACGAACTTTATTCTCTACCGTAGGGTAACATGGGGATGCTTGAGTAGTTTTGTCCTAGCGTATTTTTAGTACAGATCCTTTACACAAATGACATATAtgtggggattttttttttggattgacaaccttattttttctgcaaggcggtttgtatgttttgaacttcttaaagatttttttattggccacgcaaaatttgaacaacttttcataacaatgaccaaatgctttcgttttttcacagcacaaagccataaatatgatCTGTacttatgaaaatgtcaacattccatcaaacttacttacttatggatcctgtacacctccggtggtgcaaagggccgacttgaaagatctccatcctgagcgttgctcggctatcgctttaacctgttgccaggttagatttcggtcgacttcttttatttctttattgaagcttcgccgccatgagcctctgggtctgcctctgctgcgatgtcccgctgggttccagtctaatgcttgtttacagattt
The sequence above is a segment of the Armigeres subalbatus isolate Guangzhou_Male unplaced genomic scaffold, GZ_Asu_2 Contig1191, whole genome shotgun sequence genome. Coding sequences within it:
- the LOC134202363 gene encoding LOW QUALITY PROTEIN: uncharacterized protein LOC134202363 (The sequence of the model RefSeq protein was modified relative to this genomic sequence to represent the inferred CDS: inserted 1 base in 1 codon), which encodes MPIKLVVEEEEEYHALRGTGNARRNIKAATVVEWKRELNTVIPNPKPDVPSRGXSWHLVKLFSNPHQSGLRQRCTKLAQAIGTWQPSLRDALMARRKQLDQAIEGLGVHGLTADHSGSLISLHVALKNELQRHIDTYKTAIHKLEELSTVTVNPDPAQSSHQRLLAISHGDIQQRLIDNKTLLTMLDKPALKQLSQLLENLTQRVQNDKEALFCVGQIRRIDTSANTEERPAAGLLMNYSRGCEAVLGLMGPLSAPSSPTSNGCGSGSDGYHSDSDTDETNSELVRQYGTMYSKNRIDTLDSLNSLPQLKHAHQLKAKILFSIIVLAFRACHGLKERKVLEVRRTLHVLDANDDATAALDRAVRQNLKDTADRFPMGDVERQVANQVLSTLHEYPCLEACIPLIHYISDCVRLAWKMTNQTVPYYLDTDFTL